The Brachyhypopomus gauderio isolate BG-103 unplaced genomic scaffold, BGAUD_0.2 sc138, whole genome shotgun sequence genome contains a region encoding:
- the myh7ba gene encoding myosin, heavy chain 7B, cardiac muscle, beta a isoform X1 yields the protein MSRMLDMNEFGEAAPYLRKSDLELLAAQTLAFDGKKRAWIPDDKEAYIDVQIKELSGDTFIVETKDGKSLTVKEGDIQQMNPPKFDMIEDMAMLTHLNEASVLHNLRKRYSSWMIYTYSGLFCVTVNPYKWLPVYTAPVVAAYKGKRRSEAPPHIYSIADNAYNDMLRNRENQSMLITGESGAGKTVNTKRVIQYFAIVAALGEAAAKKGGPAPKAGGTLEDQIIEANPAMEAFGNAKTLRNDNSSRFGKFIRIHFGPTGKLASADIDIYLLEKSRVIFQQPGERSYHIYYQIMSQKKPELLDMLLVSSNPYDYHFCSQGVTTVENLDDAQEFLGTDHAMDILGFSQEEKNGCYKIVGAIMHFGNMKFKLKQREEQAEADGTESTDKASYLMGVSAADLIKGLLHPRVKVGNEYVVKGQNVEQVNFAVGALAKATYDRMFKWLVGRINKTLYTALPRQFFIGVLDIAGFEIFYLNSFEQLCINFTNEKLQQFFNHHMFILEQEEYKREGIEWTFIDFGLDLQACIDLIEKPMGIMSILEEECMFPKATDSSFKAKMYDNHLGKSPNFQKPRPDKKRKYETHFELVHYAGVVPYNIVGWLDKNKDPLNETVVACFQKSSNKLLASLYENYVSSDTAFDPKTGVKEKRKKGASFQTVSQLHKENLNKLMTNLRSTQPHFVRCIIPNETKTPGVIDAFMVLHQLRCNGVLEGIRICRKGFPNRLVYADFKQRYRILNPHAIPDDKFVDSRKAAETLLASLDIDHNQYRFGHTKVFFKAGLLGQLEEMRDERLAKILTLLQAVSRGKIMRMELHKMLERKEALMIIQWNIRAFSAVKNWPWMRLFFKIKPLLRCAATEKELMALKEEFLKLKEALEKSEAKRRELEEKQVSLIQEKNDLSLQLQAEQDNLSDAEDRCDLLIKTKIQLEAKVKEMTERLEDEEEMNANLLSKKRKLEDECAELKKDIDDLEVTLAKVEKEKHATENKVKNLIEEMATLDENILKLTKEKKALQESHQQTLDDLQAEEDKVNALTKAKSKLEQQVDDLEGSLEQEKKVRMDIERTKRKLEGDLKISLESVMDLENDKQQLEEKLKKKDFEMNQITSKIEDEQALTIQLQKRIKELQARIEELEEELEAEHTTRAKVEKQRGDVARELEELSERLEEAGGATSAQIEMNKKREADFIRLRRDLEEAMVHHEATTAALRKKHADSTAELAEQIDSLQRIKQKLEKEKSEAKMEVDDLASSLEQLAKGKANAEKMCRLHEDQLNESKAKVEELQRQLNEATSQRSRAQAESGELGRKLEEREVLVNQLQRTKNTFTQNLEELKKQLEEENKAKSALAHALQSSRHDCDLLREQYEEEQETKCELQRALSKANAEVAQWRTKYETDAIHKTEELEEAKKKLTVRLQEAEEQVEASNAKCSSLEKTKHRLQTEIEDLVVDLERSNAAAAVLDKKQRNFDKVLAEWKQKYEECQSELESSQKESRNLSTELFKLKNSYEEALDQLESLKRENKNLQEEISDLNDQISQGGKTIHELEKIKKGLDLEKSEIQAALEEAEGSLEHEESKTLRIQLELNQVKADIDRKLTDKDEEMDNLRRNHQRAMESMQTTLDAEAKSRNEAIRLKKKMEGDLNEMEVQLNHANRTANESQKMVRNLQAQIKDLQIELDETIHRSEDLKEQAAMTERRNNLLSAEVEDLRGQLEQNDRARKLAEHELLETMERVNLLHSQNTGLLNHKKKLESDLCLLSGEVEEAVQECRNAEEKAKKAITDAAMMAEELKKEQDTSTHLERMKKNMEQTVKDLQMRLDEAEQVALKGGKKQIQKLENKVRDLESELESEQKKSHEYQKGARKYERRIKELTYQTEEDRKNIARLQELIDKLQAKVKSYKRQAEEADVQANLNLTKYRKAQHELDDAEERADIAESQVNKLRTRTRDPGNKLAE from the exons ATGTCCCGCATGTTGGATATGAACGAGTTTGGAGAAGCAGCGCCTTACCTCCGAAAATCCGACCTGGAGTTACTGGCTGCACAAACCCTAGCTTTTGATG GGAAAAAGCGAGCGTGGATACCGGACGACAAGGAGGCTTACATTGACGTTCAGATAAAGGAGCTCAGCGGCGACACATTCATCGTTGAAACCAAAGATGGAAAA TCTCTCACCGTCAAAGAGGGTGACATTCAACAGATGAACCCTCCTAAGTTCGACATGATTGAGGACATGGCAATGCTCACGCACTTGAACGAAGCTTCCGTCCTCCACAATCTGCGCAAGCGTTACAGCAGCTGGATGATCTAT ACCTACTCTGGGCTGTTCTGTGTCACAGTAAATCCATATAAATGGCTCCCTGTGTACACGGCCCCCGTGGTCGCCGCATACAAGGGCAAACGCCGTTCGGAGGCGCCACCTCACATCTACTCTATTGCGGACAACGCCTACAACGATATGCTGCGAA ATCGGGAGAACCAATCCATGCTTATCAC CGGAGAATCCGGCGCTGGCAAAACGGTGAACACGAAACGTGTCATTCAGTATTTTGCCATAGTGGCAGCGCTGGGTGAAGCCGCAGCTAAAAAAGGA GGCCCGGCCCCTAAAGCTGGG GGAACCCTTGAGGATCAGATTATTGAAGCCAATCCCGCAATGGAGGCCTTTGGTAACGCCAAAACACTGAGGAATGACAACTCGTCACGCTTT GGCAAGTTCATAAGGATCCATTTTGGACCTACTGGGAAGCTTGCTTCTGCCGATATTGACATTT ATCTCCTGGAAAAATCCAGAGTGATATTTCAGCAACCTGGAGAACGAAGCTACCACATCTACTACCAGATCATGTCCCAGAAGAAACCTGAGCTTTTGG ATATGCTGCTGGTCTCTTCGAATCCCTACGACTACCATTTTTGCTCCCAAGGAGTAACTACTGTGGAGAACTTGGATGACGCCCAAGAGTTCCTGGGCACTGAC CATGCGATGGACATCCTGGGTTTCAGCCAGGAGGAGAAGAACGGCTGTTACAAGATTGTGGGAGCCATCATGCACTTTGGCAACATGAAGTTTAAGCTGAAACAGCGGGAGGAGCAGGCAGAGGCAGACGGCACCGAGA GTACTGATAAGGCATCGTACCTGATGGGGGTGAGCGCAGCTGACCTCATCAAGGGGCTCCTCCACCCACGGGTGAAGGTGGGCAATGAATACGTGGTGAAGGGTCAGAACGTTGAACAG GTTAACTTTGCAGTGGGAGCTCTGGCCAAAGCCACATATGACCGCATGTTTAAATGGCTGGTGGGCCGAATCAACAAGACGCTCTACACGGCCCTACCTCGCCAGTTCTTCATCGGCGTTCTGGACATTGCAGGCTTCGAGATCTTTTAT CTCAACAGTTTCGAGCAGCTGTGCATCAACTTTACCAACGAGAAACTGCAGCAGTTTTTCAACCACCACATGTTCATCCTAGAGCAGGAGGAGTACAAGAGGGAGGGCATTGAGTGGACCTTCATCGACTTTGGACTTGACCTGCAGGCATGCATTGACCTCATTGAAAAG CCTATGGGTATCATGTCCATCCTTGAAGAGGAATGCATGTTCCCCAAGGCAACAGACAGCAGCTTCAAGGCCAAGATGTATGACAATCACCTTGGCAAGTCGCCCAACTTCCAAAAGCCACGTCCAGACAAGAAGCGAAAGTACGAGACTCATTTTGAGCTGGTGCACTACGCAGGAGTG gtGCCATACAATATTGTTGGGTGGcttgacaaaaacaaagaccCTCTGAACGAAACCGTGGTAGCGTGCTTTCAGAAATCGTCCAACAAGCTGTTAGCGAGTCTCTATGAGAATTATGTCAGCTCTGACACAG CCTTTGATCCCAAAACAGGAGTCaaagagaaaaggaaaaagggTGCCTCATTTCAGACAGTGTCACAGCTACACAAG GAGAACCTGAACAAGTTAATGACAAACCTGCGCAGCACGCAACCGCATTTTGTACGCTGCATCATCCCCAATGAGACCAAGACTCCAg GAGTTATAGATGCGTTCATGGTTCTGCACCAGTTACGGTGTAATGGTGTACTGGAAGGAATTCGTATCTGCAGGAAAGGTTTTCCCAACCGCCTCGTCTATGCTGATTTCAAACAACG TTACCGTATTTTGAACCCACATGCTATACCCGATGATAAGTTTGTGGACAGCAGGAAAGCGGCTGAAACGTTGTTAGCATCACTGGACATTGACCACAACCAGTACAGGTTCGGCCACACAAAG GTGTTCTTTAAGGCCGGCCTGCTGGGACAGCTCGAGGAGATGAGGGATGAACGACTTGCTAAAATCCTCACACTGCTGCAGGCAGTTAGCCGTGGCAAGATCATGAGAATGGAGCTTCACAAGATGTTGGAGAGGAA agAAGCTCTGATGATAATACAGTGGAACATTAGGGCTTTCTCCGCTGTGAAGAACTGGCCTTGGATGCGTCTCTTCTTCAAAATCAAGCCCTTGTTGAGATGTGCGGCCACGGAGAAAGAGCTGATGGCTTTGAAGGAGGAGTTCCTCAAGCTGAAGGAAGCCCTGGAGAAGTCTGAGGCCAAACGCAGAGAGCTGGAGGAGAAGCAGGTCAGCCTAATCCAGGAGAAGAACGACCTCTCTCTACAGCTCCAAGCT GAACAGGATAATCTGTCAGATGCGGAAGACCGCTGTGACCTGCTCATTAAGACCAAGATTCAGCTGGAGGCTAAGGTGAAGGAGATGACTGAGCGTttggaggatgaagaggaaatGAATGCTAACTTACTCTCCAAGAAACGCAAGTTGGAGGATGAGTGTGCGGAACTAAAAAAAGACATAGATGACCTGGAAGTCACCTTAGCCAAAGTGGAGAAGGAGAAACATGCCACAGAGAACAAG GTAAAAAACCTGATAGAGGAAATGGCAACTTTAGATGAGAACATCTTGAAGCTGACCAAAGAAAAGAAGGCACTGCAGGAGAGTCACCAGCAGACACTGGATGACCTGCAGGCAGAGGAGGACAAAGTCAATGCATTGACCAAGGCCAAATCCAAGCTGGAACAGCAAGTAGATGAT CTGGAGGGCTCTTTGGAGCAGGAGAAAAAGGTCCGCATGGACATTGAGCGGACCAAGCGCAAACTGGAGGGAGATCTGAAGATATCCCTAGAGTCCGTCATGGACCTGGAGAATGACAAACAGCAGCTGGAGGAAAAGCTGAAGAA GAAAGACTTTGAAATGAACCAAATAACTTCAAAGATTGAAGACGAGCAAGCTCTCACCATACAGCTTCAAAAGAGGATCAAGGAATTGCAG GCCCGTatcgaggagctggaggaggagctggaagcCGAGCACACTACCCGGGCAAAGGTGGAGAAGCAGCGTGGCGATGTGGCCCGGGAGCTGGAGGAGCTGAGTGAGCGTCTGGAGGAGGCCGGAGGGGCGACGTCCGCCCAGATCGAGATGAACAAGAAGAGGGAGGCGGACTTCATAAGGCTGCGGCGGGACCTGGAGGAGGCCATGGTGCATCACGAAGCTACGACCGCCGCACTGCGCAAGAAACATGCCGACAGCACCGCAGAGTTGGCTGAGCAGATCGATAGCCTCCAGCGCATCAAGCAGAAActggagaaagagaaaagtgAAGCAAAGATGGAGGTAGATGACCTTGCGTCCAGCTTGGAGCAGCTGGCTAAAGGCAAG GCCAACGCTGAGAAGATGTGCCGACTCCATGAAGATCAGCTGAATGAGTCCAAAGCTAAAGTAGAGGAGCTCCAAAGGCAGCTCAATGAAGCAACCTCACAGAGATCACGTGCACAGGCAGAAAGCG GTGAGCTGGGCAGAAAGCTGGAGGAACGAGAAGTCTTAGTGAACCAACTACAACGTACAAAGAACACCTTCACCCAGAATCTGGAGGAGCTAAAGAAGCAGCTAGAAGAAGAGAACAAA GCAAAGTCAGCTTTAGCACATGCACTACAGTCATCAAGGCACGACTGCGATCTGCTCAGAGAACAATATGAAGAAGAGCAGGAGACCAAGTGTGAGCTGCAGCGAGCCCTGTCCAAAGCCAATGCAGAGGTGGCCCAGTGGAGGACCAAGTACGAGACGGACGCCATCCACAAGacggaggagctggaggaagcAAA GAAAAAGCTGACTGTTCGTCTTCAAGAAGCAGAGGAGCAGGTTGAAGCTTCGAACGCAAAATGCTCCTCACTGGAAAAGACCAAGCATCGGCTGCAGACGGAGATCGAAGATCTAGTTGTGGACTTGGAGCGCTCCAACGCTGCCGCTGCTGTTCTAGACAAGAAACAACGCAACTTCGACAAGGTTCTTGCAGAATGGAAGCAGAAGTACGAAGAGTGCCAGTCAGAATTGGAGTCATCGCAGAAGGAGTCTCGCAATCTCAGCACCGAGCTCTTCAAATTGAAGAATTCCTACGAAGAGGCGCTGGACCAACTTGAGAGTCTCAAACGGGAGAACAAGAATCTCCAGG AGGAGATCTCCGATCTCAATGACCAGATCAGCCAGGGAGGAAAGACCATCCATGAACTGGAGAAGATCAAAAAGGGCTTAGATTTGGAGAAAAGTGAGATTCAGGCAGCCCTGGAGGAGGCCGAG GGCTCCCTGGAGCACGAAGAAAGCAAGACCCTGCGTATACAGCTGGAGTTAAACCAGGTTAAAGCAGATATTGACAGGAAGCTGACGGATAAAGATGAAGAAATGGACAATCTCCG CCGTAACCATCAGCGTGCCATGGAGTCCATGCAAACCACACTTGATGCAGAGGCAAAATCACGCAACGAGGCAATTAGACTGAAAAAGAAGATGGAGGGGGATCTGAATGAAATGGAAGTTCAGTTAAACCATGCCAACCGCACCGCTAACGAATCTCAGAAAATGGTCCGAAATCTGCAGGCCCAGATAAAG GACCTACAGATTGAACTGGATGAGACGATCCACAGAAGTGAAGATCTGAAGGAACAGGCGGCCATGACCGAGCGCAGGAACAACCTGCTGTCTGCAGAGGTGGAGGACCTGAGGGGGCAGTTGGAGCAGAACGACCGGGCCCGCAAACTTGCTGAACATGAGCTACTGGAGACCATGGAAAGGGTCAACCTCCTGCACTCACAG AACACGGGACTGCTCAACCACAAGAAAAAGTTGGAGAGTGACCTGTGCCTGCTGTCAGGAGAGGTGGAAGAAGCTGTTCAGGAATGCCGCAATGCAGAGGAGAAGGCCAAAAAAGCCATCACAGAT GCTGCTATGATGGCTGAGGAACTAAAGAAAGAGCAGGATACCAGCACTCATCTGGAACGCATGAAGAAGAACATGGAACAGACAGTGAAAGATCTGCAGATGCGTCTGGATGAAGCTGAGCAGGTCGCCCTCAAAGGGGGCAAGAAGCAAATCCAGAAACTCGAGAACAAA GTGAGGGACCTGGAAAGTGAGCTGGAATCAGAGCAGAAGAAAAGCCACGAGTACCAGAAAGGAGCGCGTAAATATGAGAGGAGGATCAAAGAGCTCACCTACCAG ACAGAGGAGGACAGGAAGAACATAGCACGCCTACAGGAGCTCATAGACAAACTGCAGGCCAAGGTGAAAAGCTACAAGAGGCAAGCAGAGGAGGCC GATGTGCAAGCAAACTTAAATCTGACCAAGTACAGGAAGGCCCAACACGAACTTGACGACGCAGAAGAGCGCGCAGACATCGCAGAATCTCAAGTGAATAAGCTGCGCACCCGTACAAGGGACCCGGGCAACAAG CTTGCAGAATGA
- the myh7ba gene encoding myosin, heavy chain 7B, cardiac muscle, beta a isoform X2, translating into MAPCVHGPRGRRIQGQTPFGGATSHLLYCGQRLQRYAAKSGEPIHAYHGPAPKAGGTLEDQIIEANPAMEAFGNAKTLRNDNSSRFGKFIRIHFGPTGKLASADIDIYLLEKSRVIFQQPGERSYHIYYQIMSQKKPELLDMLLVSSNPYDYHFCSQGVTTVENLDDAQEFLGTDHAMDILGFSQEEKNGCYKIVGAIMHFGNMKFKLKQREEQAEADGTESTDKASYLMGVSAADLIKGLLHPRVKVGNEYVVKGQNVEQVNFAVGALAKATYDRMFKWLVGRINKTLYTALPRQFFIGVLDIAGFEIFYLNSFEQLCINFTNEKLQQFFNHHMFILEQEEYKREGIEWTFIDFGLDLQACIDLIEKPMGIMSILEEECMFPKATDSSFKAKMYDNHLGKSPNFQKPRPDKKRKYETHFELVHYAGVVPYNIVGWLDKNKDPLNETVVACFQKSSNKLLASLYENYVSSDTAFDPKTGVKEKRKKGASFQTVSQLHKENLNKLMTNLRSTQPHFVRCIIPNETKTPGVIDAFMVLHQLRCNGVLEGIRICRKGFPNRLVYADFKQRYRILNPHAIPDDKFVDSRKAAETLLASLDIDHNQYRFGHTKVFFKAGLLGQLEEMRDERLAKILTLLQAVSRGKIMRMELHKMLERKEALMIIQWNIRAFSAVKNWPWMRLFFKIKPLLRCAATEKELMALKEEFLKLKEALEKSEAKRRELEEKQVSLIQEKNDLSLQLQAEQDNLSDAEDRCDLLIKTKIQLEAKVKEMTERLEDEEEMNANLLSKKRKLEDECAELKKDIDDLEVTLAKVEKEKHATENKVKNLIEEMATLDENILKLTKEKKALQESHQQTLDDLQAEEDKVNALTKAKSKLEQQVDDLEGSLEQEKKVRMDIERTKRKLEGDLKISLESVMDLENDKQQLEEKLKKKDFEMNQITSKIEDEQALTIQLQKRIKELQARIEELEEELEAEHTTRAKVEKQRGDVARELEELSERLEEAGGATSAQIEMNKKREADFIRLRRDLEEAMVHHEATTAALRKKHADSTAELAEQIDSLQRIKQKLEKEKSEAKMEVDDLASSLEQLAKGKANAEKMCRLHEDQLNESKAKVEELQRQLNEATSQRSRAQAESGELGRKLEEREVLVNQLQRTKNTFTQNLEELKKQLEEENKAKSALAHALQSSRHDCDLLREQYEEEQETKCELQRALSKANAEVAQWRTKYETDAIHKTEELEEAKKKLTVRLQEAEEQVEASNAKCSSLEKTKHRLQTEIEDLVVDLERSNAAAAVLDKKQRNFDKVLAEWKQKYEECQSELESSQKESRNLSTELFKLKNSYEEALDQLESLKRENKNLQEEISDLNDQISQGGKTIHELEKIKKGLDLEKSEIQAALEEAEGSLEHEESKTLRIQLELNQVKADIDRKLTDKDEEMDNLRRNHQRAMESMQTTLDAEAKSRNEAIRLKKKMEGDLNEMEVQLNHANRTANESQKMVRNLQAQIKDLQIELDETIHRSEDLKEQAAMTERRNNLLSAEVEDLRGQLEQNDRARKLAEHELLETMERVNLLHSQNTGLLNHKKKLESDLCLLSGEVEEAVQECRNAEEKAKKAITDAAMMAEELKKEQDTSTHLERMKKNMEQTVKDLQMRLDEAEQVALKGGKKQIQKLENKVRDLESELESEQKKSHEYQKGARKYERRIKELTYQTEEDRKNIARLQELIDKLQAKVKSYKRQAEEADVQANLNLTKYRKAQHELDDAEERADIAESQVNKLRTRTRDPGNKLAE; encoded by the exons ATGGCTCCCTGTGTACACGGCCCCCGTGGTCGCCGCATACAAGGGCAAACGCCGTTCGGAGGCGCCACCTCACATCTACTCTATTGCGGACAACGCCTACAACGATATGCTGCGAA ATCGGGAGAACCAATCCATGCTTATCAC GGCCCGGCCCCTAAAGCTGGG GGAACCCTTGAGGATCAGATTATTGAAGCCAATCCCGCAATGGAGGCCTTTGGTAACGCCAAAACACTGAGGAATGACAACTCGTCACGCTTT GGCAAGTTCATAAGGATCCATTTTGGACCTACTGGGAAGCTTGCTTCTGCCGATATTGACATTT ATCTCCTGGAAAAATCCAGAGTGATATTTCAGCAACCTGGAGAACGAAGCTACCACATCTACTACCAGATCATGTCCCAGAAGAAACCTGAGCTTTTGG ATATGCTGCTGGTCTCTTCGAATCCCTACGACTACCATTTTTGCTCCCAAGGAGTAACTACTGTGGAGAACTTGGATGACGCCCAAGAGTTCCTGGGCACTGAC CATGCGATGGACATCCTGGGTTTCAGCCAGGAGGAGAAGAACGGCTGTTACAAGATTGTGGGAGCCATCATGCACTTTGGCAACATGAAGTTTAAGCTGAAACAGCGGGAGGAGCAGGCAGAGGCAGACGGCACCGAGA GTACTGATAAGGCATCGTACCTGATGGGGGTGAGCGCAGCTGACCTCATCAAGGGGCTCCTCCACCCACGGGTGAAGGTGGGCAATGAATACGTGGTGAAGGGTCAGAACGTTGAACAG GTTAACTTTGCAGTGGGAGCTCTGGCCAAAGCCACATATGACCGCATGTTTAAATGGCTGGTGGGCCGAATCAACAAGACGCTCTACACGGCCCTACCTCGCCAGTTCTTCATCGGCGTTCTGGACATTGCAGGCTTCGAGATCTTTTAT CTCAACAGTTTCGAGCAGCTGTGCATCAACTTTACCAACGAGAAACTGCAGCAGTTTTTCAACCACCACATGTTCATCCTAGAGCAGGAGGAGTACAAGAGGGAGGGCATTGAGTGGACCTTCATCGACTTTGGACTTGACCTGCAGGCATGCATTGACCTCATTGAAAAG CCTATGGGTATCATGTCCATCCTTGAAGAGGAATGCATGTTCCCCAAGGCAACAGACAGCAGCTTCAAGGCCAAGATGTATGACAATCACCTTGGCAAGTCGCCCAACTTCCAAAAGCCACGTCCAGACAAGAAGCGAAAGTACGAGACTCATTTTGAGCTGGTGCACTACGCAGGAGTG gtGCCATACAATATTGTTGGGTGGcttgacaaaaacaaagaccCTCTGAACGAAACCGTGGTAGCGTGCTTTCAGAAATCGTCCAACAAGCTGTTAGCGAGTCTCTATGAGAATTATGTCAGCTCTGACACAG CCTTTGATCCCAAAACAGGAGTCaaagagaaaaggaaaaagggTGCCTCATTTCAGACAGTGTCACAGCTACACAAG GAGAACCTGAACAAGTTAATGACAAACCTGCGCAGCACGCAACCGCATTTTGTACGCTGCATCATCCCCAATGAGACCAAGACTCCAg GAGTTATAGATGCGTTCATGGTTCTGCACCAGTTACGGTGTAATGGTGTACTGGAAGGAATTCGTATCTGCAGGAAAGGTTTTCCCAACCGCCTCGTCTATGCTGATTTCAAACAACG TTACCGTATTTTGAACCCACATGCTATACCCGATGATAAGTTTGTGGACAGCAGGAAAGCGGCTGAAACGTTGTTAGCATCACTGGACATTGACCACAACCAGTACAGGTTCGGCCACACAAAG GTGTTCTTTAAGGCCGGCCTGCTGGGACAGCTCGAGGAGATGAGGGATGAACGACTTGCTAAAATCCTCACACTGCTGCAGGCAGTTAGCCGTGGCAAGATCATGAGAATGGAGCTTCACAAGATGTTGGAGAGGAA agAAGCTCTGATGATAATACAGTGGAACATTAGGGCTTTCTCCGCTGTGAAGAACTGGCCTTGGATGCGTCTCTTCTTCAAAATCAAGCCCTTGTTGAGATGTGCGGCCACGGAGAAAGAGCTGATGGCTTTGAAGGAGGAGTTCCTCAAGCTGAAGGAAGCCCTGGAGAAGTCTGAGGCCAAACGCAGAGAGCTGGAGGAGAAGCAGGTCAGCCTAATCCAGGAGAAGAACGACCTCTCTCTACAGCTCCAAGCT GAACAGGATAATCTGTCAGATGCGGAAGACCGCTGTGACCTGCTCATTAAGACCAAGATTCAGCTGGAGGCTAAGGTGAAGGAGATGACTGAGCGTttggaggatgaagaggaaatGAATGCTAACTTACTCTCCAAGAAACGCAAGTTGGAGGATGAGTGTGCGGAACTAAAAAAAGACATAGATGACCTGGAAGTCACCTTAGCCAAAGTGGAGAAGGAGAAACATGCCACAGAGAACAAG GTAAAAAACCTGATAGAGGAAATGGCAACTTTAGATGAGAACATCTTGAAGCTGACCAAAGAAAAGAAGGCACTGCAGGAGAGTCACCAGCAGACACTGGATGACCTGCAGGCAGAGGAGGACAAAGTCAATGCATTGACCAAGGCCAAATCCAAGCTGGAACAGCAAGTAGATGAT CTGGAGGGCTCTTTGGAGCAGGAGAAAAAGGTCCGCATGGACATTGAGCGGACCAAGCGCAAACTGGAGGGAGATCTGAAGATATCCCTAGAGTCCGTCATGGACCTGGAGAATGACAAACAGCAGCTGGAGGAAAAGCTGAAGAA GAAAGACTTTGAAATGAACCAAATAACTTCAAAGATTGAAGACGAGCAAGCTCTCACCATACAGCTTCAAAAGAGGATCAAGGAATTGCAG GCCCGTatcgaggagctggaggaggagctggaagcCGAGCACACTACCCGGGCAAAGGTGGAGAAGCAGCGTGGCGATGTGGCCCGGGAGCTGGAGGAGCTGAGTGAGCGTCTGGAGGAGGCCGGAGGGGCGACGTCCGCCCAGATCGAGATGAACAAGAAGAGGGAGGCGGACTTCATAAGGCTGCGGCGGGACCTGGAGGAGGCCATGGTGCATCACGAAGCTACGACCGCCGCACTGCGCAAGAAACATGCCGACAGCACCGCAGAGTTGGCTGAGCAGATCGATAGCCTCCAGCGCATCAAGCAGAAActggagaaagagaaaagtgAAGCAAAGATGGAGGTAGATGACCTTGCGTCCAGCTTGGAGCAGCTGGCTAAAGGCAAG GCCAACGCTGAGAAGATGTGCCGACTCCATGAAGATCAGCTGAATGAGTCCAAAGCTAAAGTAGAGGAGCTCCAAAGGCAGCTCAATGAAGCAACCTCACAGAGATCACGTGCACAGGCAGAAAGCG GTGAGCTGGGCAGAAAGCTGGAGGAACGAGAAGTCTTAGTGAACCAACTACAACGTACAAAGAACACCTTCACCCAGAATCTGGAGGAGCTAAAGAAGCAGCTAGAAGAAGAGAACAAA GCAAAGTCAGCTTTAGCACATGCACTACAGTCATCAAGGCACGACTGCGATCTGCTCAGAGAACAATATGAAGAAGAGCAGGAGACCAAGTGTGAGCTGCAGCGAGCCCTGTCCAAAGCCAATGCAGAGGTGGCCCAGTGGAGGACCAAGTACGAGACGGACGCCATCCACAAGacggaggagctggaggaagcAAA GAAAAAGCTGACTGTTCGTCTTCAAGAAGCAGAGGAGCAGGTTGAAGCTTCGAACGCAAAATGCTCCTCACTGGAAAAGACCAAGCATCGGCTGCAGACGGAGATCGAAGATCTAGTTGTGGACTTGGAGCGCTCCAACGCTGCCGCTGCTGTTCTAGACAAGAAACAACGCAACTTCGACAAGGTTCTTGCAGAATGGAAGCAGAAGTACGAAGAGTGCCAGTCAGAATTGGAGTCATCGCAGAAGGAGTCTCGCAATCTCAGCACCGAGCTCTTCAAATTGAAGAATTCCTACGAAGAGGCGCTGGACCAACTTGAGAGTCTCAAACGGGAGAACAAGAATCTCCAGG AGGAGATCTCCGATCTCAATGACCAGATCAGCCAGGGAGGAAAGACCATCCATGAACTGGAGAAGATCAAAAAGGGCTTAGATTTGGAGAAAAGTGAGATTCAGGCAGCCCTGGAGGAGGCCGAG GGCTCCCTGGAGCACGAAGAAAGCAAGACCCTGCGTATACAGCTGGAGTTAAACCAGGTTAAAGCAGATATTGACAGGAAGCTGACGGATAAAGATGAAGAAATGGACAATCTCCG CCGTAACCATCAGCGTGCCATGGAGTCCATGCAAACCACACTTGATGCAGAGGCAAAATCACGCAACGAGGCAATTAGACTGAAAAAGAAGATGGAGGGGGATCTGAATGAAATGGAAGTTCAGTTAAACCATGCCAACCGCACCGCTAACGAATCTCAGAAAATGGTCCGAAATCTGCAGGCCCAGATAAAG GACCTACAGATTGAACTGGATGAGACGATCCACAGAAGTGAAGATCTGAAGGAACAGGCGGCCATGACCGAGCGCAGGAACAACCTGCTGTCTGCAGAGGTGGAGGACCTGAGGGGGCAGTTGGAGCAGAACGACCGGGCCCGCAAACTTGCTGAACATGAGCTACTGGAGACCATGGAAAGGGTCAACCTCCTGCACTCACAG AACACGGGACTGCTCAACCACAAGAAAAAGTTGGAGAGTGACCTGTGCCTGCTGTCAGGAGAGGTGGAAGAAGCTGTTCAGGAATGCCGCAATGCAGAGGAGAAGGCCAAAAAAGCCATCACAGAT GCTGCTATGATGGCTGAGGAACTAAAGAAAGAGCAGGATACCAGCACTCATCTGGAACGCATGAAGAAGAACATGGAACAGACAGTGAAAGATCTGCAGATGCGTCTGGATGAAGCTGAGCAGGTCGCCCTCAAAGGGGGCAAGAAGCAAATCCAGAAACTCGAGAACAAA GTGAGGGACCTGGAAAGTGAGCTGGAATCAGAGCAGAAGAAAAGCCACGAGTACCAGAAAGGAGCGCGTAAATATGAGAGGAGGATCAAAGAGCTCACCTACCAG ACAGAGGAGGACAGGAAGAACATAGCACGCCTACAGGAGCTCATAGACAAACTGCAGGCCAAGGTGAAAAGCTACAAGAGGCAAGCAGAGGAGGCC GATGTGCAAGCAAACTTAAATCTGACCAAGTACAGGAAGGCCCAACACGAACTTGACGACGCAGAAGAGCGCGCAGACATCGCAGAATCTCAAGTGAATAAGCTGCGCACCCGTACAAGGGACCCGGGCAACAAG CTTGCAGAATGA